In Synergistota bacterium, one DNA window encodes the following:
- a CDS encoding ribosomal-processing cysteine protease Prp, translating into MLRITLFYDKDMINILANGHTGYAEEGKDIVCAAISALLQTFILWLEDEYGKSLYLEKRKGVLNFKFPADEKSKFVLSIFLKGLKEISKNYPKYVKLEEVSQNNGSPTFRS; encoded by the coding sequence ATGCTTAGAATAACTCTTTTCTACGATAAGGACATGATCAATATATTGGCAAATGGACATACAGGTTATGCTGAAGAAGGTAAGGATATAGTATGTGCGGCTATTTCCGCTTTGTTACAAACCTTTATTTTGTGGCTTGAAGACGAATATGGAAAAAGCTTATATTTGGAAAAAAGAAAAGGAGTTCTAAATTTTAAATTTCCGGCTGATGAAAAAAGTAAATTCGTTTTATCAATATTTCTGAAAGGTTTAAAAGAAATAAGTAAAAATTATCCAAAATATGTCAAGCTTGAGGAGGTGAGTCAAAATAATGGATCTCCAACTTTTCGCTCATAA
- the rpmA gene encoding 50S ribosomal protein L27: MDLQLFAHKKGGGSSQNGRDSCGKRLGVKRYDLQFVRAGNIIVRQRGTKFHPGKNVGIGDDFTLYALIDGYVKFERLDKTRKKVSVYPETTLTG; the protein is encoded by the coding sequence ATGGATCTCCAACTTTTCGCTCATAAGAAAGGCGGTGGAAGCAGTCAAAATGGGAGAGATAGTTGTGGAAAAAGGTTGGGAGTCAAAAGATACGATCTTCAGTTTGTGAGGGCTGGAAATATAATTGTTCGTCAAAGAGGAACCAAATTTCATCCTGGTAAAAACGTAGGAATAGGTGATGATTTTACACTTTATGCTCTTATTGATGGCTATGTGAAGTTTGAAAGGCTTGACAAAACGAGAAAGAAAGTCAGTGTTTATCCTGAAACAACTTTAACTGGATGA